A single region of the Corticium candelabrum chromosome 15, ooCorCand1.1, whole genome shotgun sequence genome encodes:
- the LOC134191090 gene encoding uncharacterized protein K02A2.6-like: MSSIQQKYAQIEKEMLAIQFGLTRFHQYVYGQDVIVETDHKPLLGILKKPLAEVSPRLQRMRLRCLKYNYTLEHHSGKEMVLADSLSRMPSTTPYTDYDELTEEQIDSVTEQIIPTPLGRERCTEATRQDPTMQALITYIHTGWPPTRRSVPGPIKPYWNVRHDLTEKDGIVLKGSQAVVPVTMRKTVMNSIHEGHYGIVKCIERAKTSVYWPGYTNEIHDMVASCSKCQENRSQNPKPDTKPHDVPHYPYQKVGTDLFELQGEHYLLTIDYYSKWVTIDHLQSTKAADVITILDKHFANFGIPETIFSDNGPQYANEEFRKFSRKLGFQHTTSSPGYPASNGQAERGVQTVKKMMAKMLEEGRTINDALRVLRNTPIGGDLPTPAILLQGRHLRTQLTINTETLVPHNMDADKTRQKLIAHQSQYAFYGATGNTTNSPLLPDESVRTMRGKKWVPAKVIGHHTEPQSYILRLANGRTVRRTRTHINRTTEVWDDNTMFAKYTPTGQQTNTSLSEGQPPNQPEETNVLPDTEIRSPNTESPPKSAKSPTAPASQPAVKTTRLGRISRPPRRLLEDYTT, from the coding sequence ATGTCCagcatacaacagaaatatgcacaaatagagaagGAAATGCTTGCCATCCAGTTTGGACTAACAAGATTCCATCAGTATGTGTATGGACAAGATGTCATAGTGGAGACTGACCACAAGCCACTACTTGGAATACTGAAAAAGCCCCTTGCTGAAGTCAGTCCTAGGCTTCAGAGAATGCGCCTACGATGTCTCAAATACAACTACACGCTAGAGCACCATTCCGGGAAAGAAATGGTCCTGGCCGATTCTCTGAGCAGAATGCCATCTACAACACCCTATACAGACTATGATGAACTAACAGAAGAGCAAATCGACTCCGTCACAGAGCAAATCATTCCCACACCACTTGGACGTGAAAGATGTACGGAAGCGACCAGACAAGACCCTACAATGCAGGCACTCATcacttacatacacacaggatGGCCACCTACAAGGAGGAGTGTCCCGGGTCCAATCAAACCGTACTGGAATGTGAGACACGACCTAACAGAGAAAGACGGCATTGTCCTCAAAGGAAGCCAAGCTGTCGTCCCTGTGACAATGCGCAAAACGGTGATGAACAGTATACATGAGGGACACTATGGAATAGTGAAGTGTATAGAAAGGGCCAAGACGTCAGTGTACTGGCCGGGCTACACCAATGAAATACATGACATGGTAGCGAGTTGCAGCAAATGCCAAGAAAATCGAAGCCAGAACCCAAAGCCAGACACTAAACCTCATGATGTTCCACACTACCCCTACCAGAAAGTGGGAACAGACTTGTTTGAACTACAAGGGGAACATTACCTACTTACCATCGATTACTACAGCAAATGGGTGACCATAGATCACCTCCAGTCAACGAAAGCAGCTGATGTGATAACTATCCTAGACAAGCATTTTGCCAATTTTGGAATACCAGAAACAATATTCTCGGACAACGGGCCACAATACGCCAACGAAGAATTTCGCAAGTTCTCCAGGAAGCTGGGATTTCAACACACCACATCCAGTCCAGGCTACCCAGCCAGCAATGGCCAAGCGGAAAGAGGTGTccaaacagtcaagaaaatgATGGCCAAGATGTTGGAGGAGGGCCGTACAATCAATGACGCTCTAAGAGTCCTTAGGAACACACCAATAGGAGGAGACCTGCCTACTCCTGCCATCCTGCTACAGGGGAGACACCTCCGAACCcaactaacaataaatactGAGACTCTGGTTCCACATAACATGGATGCAGACAAGACCAGACAAAAACTAATCGCCCACCAATCCCAATATGCGTTCTATGGAGCCACAGGAAACACAACGAACTCACCTCTGCTTCCTGATGAAAGCGTAAGGACAATGAGAGGAAAAAAATGGGTACCAGCAAAAGTCATTGGACACCACACAGAGCCCCAATCCTACATCCTCAGACTagcaaatggacggacagtgagaagaactagaacacacataaacaggacaacagaagtgtgggatgacaacacaatgttcgCTAAGTACACTCCGAcgggacaacaaacaaacaccagccTGTCAGAAGGACAACCACCAAATCAacctgaagagacaaacgtACTGCCAGACACGGAGATCAGATCTCCGAATACAGAAAGCCCTCCAAAATCTGCCAAGTCCCCAACTGCACCTGCAAGTCAACCTGCAGTCAAAACAACAAGGCTGGGGAGGATCTCAAGACCACCACGACGCCTACTGGAGGACTACACTACGTAA